A part of Marinobacter psychrophilus genomic DNA contains:
- a CDS encoding low molecular weight protein-tyrosine-phosphatase has product MAASVNVLFVCLGNICRSPTAEGVFRKQVAAAGLEQQVRIDSCGTGDWHIGKGPDQRAVTAAGRIGIDISGLRARQFEVEDLDSFDYVLVMDRQNLADVKEIWHQNGGTVPRLFLNFADFDDQEVPDPYFGGDDGFQHVLELIHQAGEGLLNDIRGKLG; this is encoded by the coding sequence ATGGCAGCCTCTGTTAACGTTTTATTTGTGTGTCTGGGTAACATTTGTCGCTCACCCACCGCCGAAGGCGTGTTTCGCAAACAGGTAGCGGCCGCCGGCCTTGAACAGCAGGTACGTATTGATTCTTGCGGCACCGGTGACTGGCATATTGGCAAAGGCCCAGATCAGCGCGCGGTGACCGCGGCCGGTCGAATCGGGATTGATATCAGTGGCCTGAGAGCGCGTCAGTTCGAGGTTGAAGACCTGGACAGTTTTGACTATGTATTAGTGATGGACCGCCAGAATCTGGCAGACGTGAAAGAAATCTGGCATCAGAACGGCGGCACCGTGCCCCGGCTGTTTTTGAATTTTGCTGATTTTGACGACCAAGAAGTGCCAGATCCGTATTTCGGTGGAGACGATGGCTTTCAACATGTGCTCGAACTGATCCACCAAGCCGGTGAAGGTCTGCTGAATGATATTCGCGGGAAGCTGGGATGA
- a CDS encoding ExbD/TolR family protein yields MKFKRQRSQHVAMDLTPLIDVVFLLLIFFMVSTTFTRESHLQVELPQASGNPAPPAEAEQIDVVISADGQYLLNDKPLVNNRRETLERGIRELANTDTSLPFIITADARTPHEFVVRAMDAAGRLGFAKLSITTEREAQPQ; encoded by the coding sequence GTGAAGTTCAAGCGCCAGCGCAGCCAGCATGTGGCTATGGACCTGACACCGCTGATCGACGTGGTGTTTTTGTTGTTGATTTTTTTTATGGTATCGACAACGTTTACCCGGGAAAGCCATCTTCAGGTGGAATTGCCGCAAGCCAGCGGTAATCCGGCGCCGCCGGCAGAAGCGGAACAGATTGATGTGGTGATTAGCGCTGATGGCCAATACCTGCTGAACGACAAACCGCTGGTGAACAACCGCCGCGAAACCCTGGAGCGAGGCATTCGGGAGTTGGCCAACACAGACACATCATTGCCGTTCATTATTACCGCCGATGCCCGAACTCCCCACGAGTTTGTGGTGCGGGCGATGGATGCGGCCGGTCGCCTGGGTTTCGCCAAACTCAGCATTACCACCGAACGTGAGGCCCAACCCCAGTGA
- a CDS encoding DUF2062 domain-containing protein — protein sequence MPKRFMKRYLPSPEKVRQMKSLNFLGDIVQEPNLWHINRHSVARAFLIGVWFCFIPMPFQMLASALFAIWFNANLPLAVVLVWISNPVTMPPIFYFNYKLGAWMLSRPLLDFEFSPSLAWISERLLDIGIPLYLGSLVVATVSACFAYLIIQLLWRRKVRANWRLRQGQRRH from the coding sequence ATGCCAAAGAGGTTCATGAAACGCTATTTGCCGTCTCCGGAAAAGGTGAGGCAAATGAAATCGCTGAATTTTCTGGGCGACATCGTACAAGAACCCAATCTGTGGCATATCAACCGCCACAGTGTGGCCCGTGCGTTTCTGATAGGCGTGTGGTTCTGCTTTATTCCGATGCCTTTCCAGATGCTTGCATCGGCGCTGTTCGCGATCTGGTTCAACGCCAACCTGCCGCTGGCGGTGGTGCTGGTGTGGATCAGCAACCCGGTTACCATGCCCCCGATTTTCTACTTCAACTACAAACTGGGGGCCTGGATGCTGAGCAGGCCACTACTGGATTTTGAATTCTCGCCGTCACTGGCGTGGATCAGCGAACGCCTGCTGGATATTGGTATACCGCTTTACTTGGGCTCGCTGGTTGTGGCTACGGTGTCTGCCTGCTTCGCTTATTTGATCATTCAGTTGTTATGGCGCAGAAAAGTGCGCGCCAACTGGCGTCTGCGCCAGGGGCAACGCCGCCACTAG
- the murB gene encoding UDP-N-acetylmuramate dehydrogenase has product MKTLPEIRERVDLTPYNSLAIAASARYFARITHREQVGATLAWAAEKNLPVLIVGGGSNLVFRADIEGLVVHMALAGRHWRDISIEGATLVLGAGENWHGAVLYAARSGYRGIENLALIPGTCGGAPVQNIGAYGVELADTLVCVTALDRSSGKSVTLSAEACNFAYRDSLFKQQPERYLILDVHLRLSRNRPFQLGYGELAAYFGDTPVSKLNAEDMAEAVMAVRRRKLPDPQRLPNAGSFFKNPVVCQRVFDQLQSRFSDLVAYPLPHGQGMKLAAGWLIEQCGWKGYRNQWVGVHNSQALVLINHGGGSGTQLLALAQEIRESVQARFDVELEQEPLTQPAIN; this is encoded by the coding sequence ATGAAAACCCTGCCAGAAATACGGGAAAGGGTAGATTTAACGCCCTATAACTCTTTGGCCATTGCGGCCAGTGCCCGCTATTTCGCCCGCATTACCCATCGTGAACAGGTTGGCGCCACGCTGGCTTGGGCGGCTGAAAAAAATCTGCCGGTGCTGATTGTCGGCGGTGGCAGTAACCTGGTGTTTCGCGCCGACATTGAGGGCCTGGTTGTACATATGGCTCTGGCAGGACGGCACTGGCGTGATATCAGCATTGAGGGGGCCACGCTGGTGCTGGGTGCTGGGGAAAACTGGCATGGCGCGGTCTTGTACGCTGCCCGCAGCGGCTATCGCGGGATCGAAAATCTGGCGCTGATTCCGGGTACCTGCGGCGGCGCACCGGTACAAAATATTGGCGCTTACGGCGTGGAATTGGCAGATACGCTGGTGTGCGTCACCGCTCTGGATCGCAGTAGCGGAAAGTCAGTTACTTTAAGTGCCGAAGCGTGCAATTTCGCCTACCGTGACAGCCTGTTTAAACAGCAGCCCGAACGGTATCTGATTCTGGACGTGCATCTGCGCCTGTCCCGCAACCGGCCTTTCCAGTTGGGTTACGGCGAGCTGGCGGCTTATTTTGGCGATACGCCGGTGTCAAAATTAAACGCTGAAGATATGGCCGAGGCGGTCATGGCCGTTCGCCGCCGCAAACTGCCAGACCCGCAGCGCCTGCCAAACGCTGGCAGCTTTTTTAAAAACCCGGTGGTCTGCCAAAGGGTGTTTGATCAGCTACAAAGTCGTTTTTCAGACCTGGTGGCTTATCCACTACCACACGGTCAGGGCATGAAGTTGGCGGCGGGCTGGTTGATTGAACAGTGTGGTTGGAAAGGCTACCGCAACCAATGGGTGGGCGTGCACAATTCCCAGGCTCTGGTGTTAATCAACCACGGCGGCGGCAGCGGTACACAGCTGCTTGCGTTGGCTCAGGAAATTCGCGAGTCTGTTCAGGCACGCTTTGACGTTGAGCTAGAGCAGGAGCCTCTCACACAGCCGGCCATCAATTAG
- the msbA gene encoding lipid A export permease/ATP-binding protein MsbA, which yields MPEGSWHTYKRLLRYVKPFWIAFTLAIIGNVIYAAASTGMAAAMEYVIKAIENPTDQNRLILTLLIVGVFAFRGLGTFMSQYFISYVGRNVINALRTDVFDRMLTLPSRYFDDNAAGRLVSKLTFNVEQVAEAATDAITITFREGLTIVGLLGYMLYTNWKLTLVFLAVGPLIGAVVSYASKRFRKISKRIQGSMGDITHVASESISGYRVVRTFGGEDFERKRFQKVSESNLKQSLKMSSTQAISVPVIQVLVAIAIAALVWTMLSPTIRGEMSTGQLVAFITAATTMAKPIRQVTSVHSKIQKGLAAAYDVFETLDERSELDFGIFAPQRVKGDIEFRDVGFSYRDQLDNVLNNISLTVPAGQSVALVGRSGSGKSTLVSLLPRFYDYTDGEIRIDGHLLEDFTLQALRAQIALVTQSVVLFNDTIAANIAYGALRDCSPEAIRDAADKAHALEFIDRMPEGLNTMIGDNGVMLSGGQRQRLAIARALLKDAPILILDEATSALDTESERYIQNAMETVMKGRTTLVIAHRLSTIENADCILVMDNGRIVESGRHQELLDQGGAYAQLHQMQFSEHA from the coding sequence ATTCCAGAGGGCAGTTGGCACACCTACAAGCGCCTTCTACGCTATGTGAAACCGTTTTGGATAGCGTTTACCCTGGCGATAATCGGCAACGTTATCTACGCCGCGGCGTCGACCGGCATGGCGGCGGCCATGGAATACGTCATCAAGGCCATTGAAAATCCGACCGATCAGAATCGGCTGATTTTAACTCTGCTGATTGTTGGGGTGTTTGCGTTTCGCGGCCTGGGCACCTTCATGAGCCAATATTTCATCAGTTACGTGGGTCGTAACGTCATCAATGCCCTGCGCACCGATGTCTTTGACCGCATGCTAACCTTGCCGTCGCGCTACTTTGATGACAACGCGGCCGGCCGATTGGTGTCGAAGCTGACCTTTAACGTGGAACAAGTGGCTGAAGCCGCAACTGACGCTATCACCATTACCTTTCGCGAAGGCCTCACCATTGTTGGGTTGCTGGGCTACATGCTGTATACCAACTGGAAACTCACGCTGGTCTTTCTGGCGGTCGGGCCGCTGATCGGTGCAGTGGTCAGCTACGCCAGCAAGCGCTTCCGTAAAATCAGCAAACGCATTCAGGGCTCCATGGGCGACATTACCCACGTTGCGTCGGAATCGATCAGTGGTTATCGGGTGGTGCGCACCTTTGGCGGTGAAGACTTTGAACGCAAGCGTTTTCAGAAGGTCAGCGAAAGCAATCTGAAGCAAAGCTTAAAGATGTCATCTACCCAGGCCATCAGTGTGCCTGTGATTCAGGTTCTGGTAGCAATTGCGATTGCGGCGCTGGTGTGGACCATGTTGTCGCCGACGATTCGCGGCGAAATGAGCACCGGTCAACTGGTTGCCTTTATTACCGCAGCAACAACGATGGCCAAGCCTATTCGCCAAGTGACTTCCGTGCATTCGAAGATCCAGAAGGGTCTTGCGGCAGCCTACGATGTGTTTGAAACCCTGGACGAACGGTCGGAGCTGGACTTCGGCATCTTTGCCCCGCAGCGGGTTAAAGGCGACATCGAGTTTCGTGACGTGGGCTTCAGCTATCGCGACCAGCTTGACAATGTGTTGAACAATATTTCGCTGACGGTTCCGGCGGGGCAGAGCGTTGCTCTGGTTGGTCGCAGTGGCAGCGGCAAATCTACCCTGGTGAGCCTGTTACCGCGATTCTACGATTACACCGACGGCGAAATTCGTATTGATGGTCACTTGCTGGAAGACTTTACGCTGCAGGCACTGCGCGCGCAGATTGCCCTGGTTACCCAGAGCGTGGTGCTGTTTAACGATACGATAGCGGCGAACATTGCCTACGGCGCGCTGCGCGATTGCAGCCCTGAGGCCATTCGTGACGCCGCCGACAAAGCGCACGCTCTGGAATTTATTGATCGCATGCCCGAGGGTCTGAATACCATGATTGGCGACAATGGCGTTATGCTTTCCGGGGGTCAGCGCCAGCGCTTGGCCATTGCTCGGGCGCTGCTGAAAGACGCCCCCATTCTGATTCTGGACGAAGCCACATCGGCGCTGGATACCGAATCTGAGCGCTACATCCAGAACGCTATGGAAACGGTGATGAAAGGCCGTACCACCTTGGTGATTGCTCACCGCCTGTCAACCATTGAAAACGCCGATTGCATACTGGTGATGGACAATGGCCGCATAGTGGAATCCGGCCGCCACCAGGAGTTGCTGGACCAGGGCGGCGCCTACGCCCAACTGCATCAGATGCAGTTTAGCGAGCACGCATGA
- a CDS encoding Trm112 family protein, translated as MDKKLLALLACPVCKGELKLNGEKTELLCFLDAMAFPLREGIPVMLATEARTLSTDERLHKS; from the coding sequence ATGGATAAAAAACTGCTGGCACTGCTGGCGTGCCCGGTATGTAAAGGCGAGCTCAAGCTCAACGGTGAAAAAACCGAACTGTTGTGCTTTCTGGACGCCATGGCGTTTCCCTTGCGCGAAGGTATTCCGGTGATGCTGGCCACCGAAGCCCGCACCCTGAGCACCGATGAGCGCCTGCATAAAAGCTGA
- the lpxK gene encoding tetraacyldisaccharide 4'-kinase, whose product MSSLVDRLWYSQNRPLRFLAPLAWLYRRIASLRRRKALKDRAPALMAPVVVVGNITAGGTGKSPLTAWLVTQLRNAGWHPVILSRGYGGKSRQYPLFVNADSNASIAGDEPVMLARATGCPVVVDPQRLRAAHYAIDQRLGDVLVCDDGLQHYALPRDIELAVFDASRGLGNGASIPVGPLREPAERLKSVDYIILNGSTGAHVRRHSQFAGVQHKAIYTMNLSPMHLLHLASGAQVPLTKLAGQKLLAVAGIGNPARFFATLSALGAEVRPRAFADHHRFKPGDLKTDAGEWLVMTAKDAVKCQDFAPDNGYALMIEAQLPAEFGRRLLTQLAGWRQLHPNKSGPLAAASVATERDHHHG is encoded by the coding sequence ATGAGTTCGCTAGTAGACCGGTTGTGGTATAGCCAAAATCGCCCGCTGAGATTTCTGGCGCCACTGGCCTGGCTATACCGGCGCATTGCGTCATTGCGCAGGCGCAAAGCGTTGAAAGATCGGGCCCCGGCGTTAATGGCTCCGGTGGTGGTGGTGGGTAATATTACAGCCGGTGGCACCGGTAAATCGCCGCTTACGGCCTGGCTGGTAACGCAATTGCGCAACGCAGGCTGGCATCCGGTCATTCTTAGCCGCGGTTACGGTGGCAAGTCCAGGCAATATCCACTTTTTGTGAATGCTGATAGCAACGCCAGTATCGCCGGTGATGAACCCGTTATGCTGGCACGGGCCACTGGCTGCCCGGTGGTGGTAGATCCGCAACGGCTGCGTGCAGCGCACTACGCCATTGATCAGAGATTAGGCGATGTTCTGGTGTGCGACGACGGTCTTCAGCACTACGCTCTGCCCCGTGATATAGAACTGGCCGTATTCGACGCCAGCCGCGGCTTGGGCAATGGCGCTAGCATACCTGTGGGGCCGCTGCGGGAGCCGGCAGAACGGTTAAAATCGGTCGATTATATTATTCTTAATGGCTCTACCGGAGCGCACGTTCGCCGCCACAGCCAATTTGCCGGCGTGCAACATAAGGCAATCTACACCATGAACCTTAGCCCGATGCATCTTCTGCACCTGGCCAGCGGTGCGCAGGTGCCGCTGACAAAGTTGGCGGGACAAAAGCTGCTGGCAGTGGCGGGTATCGGGAACCCGGCGCGATTTTTTGCCACTCTCAGCGCCCTGGGCGCTGAGGTAAGGCCGCGGGCTTTTGCCGACCATCACCGTTTTAAACCGGGTGACCTGAAAACCGACGCCGGTGAGTGGCTGGTGATGACCGCGAAAGATGCGGTGAAGTGCCAGGATTTTGCACCCGACAACGGTTACGCTCTGATGATTGAAGCCCAGTTGCCCGCCGAATTTGGCCGTCGGCTGCTAACCCAGTTGGCCGGTTGGCGCCAGCTGCACCCGAATAAAAGCGGCCCGCTGGCGGCTGCTTCCGTTGCAACAGAACGAGACCACCATCATGGATAA
- a CDS encoding ABC transporter ATP-binding protein, with the protein MSKSIKDVTTNTANWVIDCNQVTRTYNEGPEKLTIFSDISLQITAGETIAIVGSSGSGKTTLLNLLGGLDRPSTGHIEICGQEIYKLSEAARARFRNKHLGFVYQFHHLLPEFSALENVMMPCVLGGISVAAARKKAAVLLNSVGLGARLAHKPGELSGGERQRVAIARALVNEPDCVLMDEPTGNLDEHTGAGVRALIESLRDQFGMAFVMVTHDMSMARSLGRVMRLEQGRLVNEG; encoded by the coding sequence ATGAGCAAAAGTATAAAAGACGTAACGACCAACACCGCAAACTGGGTCATTGATTGCAATCAAGTGACCCGTACCTATAACGAGGGTCCGGAAAAGCTGACGATTTTTTCCGACATCTCGTTGCAAATCACCGCCGGCGAAACCATCGCCATTGTTGGTAGCAGCGGCTCCGGAAAAACCACGCTACTGAATTTGTTAGGCGGGCTGGACCGACCGTCAACGGGCCATATCGAAATTTGTGGTCAGGAAATTTACAAGCTTTCGGAAGCCGCACGGGCGCGCTTTCGCAACAAGCATCTTGGGTTTGTGTACCAGTTTCACCATTTGCTGCCGGAGTTCTCCGCGCTTGAGAACGTGATGATGCCATGCGTGCTGGGCGGTATCAGCGTGGCGGCAGCGCGTAAAAAGGCCGCTGTTCTGCTCAACAGTGTGGGCTTGGGCGCACGCCTGGCCCACAAGCCGGGCGAGCTATCTGGCGGTGAGCGTCAGCGCGTGGCCATAGCCCGGGCCCTAGTGAACGAGCCCGACTGTGTTTTGATGGACGAACCCACCGGTAATCTTGATGAGCACACCGGTGCCGGTGTGCGCGCACTGATCGAATCGCTGCGCGATCAATTTGGTATGGCGTTTGTGATGGTCACACACGATATGTCGATGGCGAGAAGTCTGGGGCGGGTGATGCGGCTGGAGCAGGGGCGTTTGGTAAACGAAGGCTAG
- a CDS encoding DNA internalization-related competence protein ComEC/Rec2 gives MSGDFFSGGSNRPLSRNPRGFMVGPLLIAFCCGVILLYRLSVLPAWQWLFAAMAGCSVLALLLPQRWGRTAFILFAALLAGTAWASWHSSQRLHERLPASWEKVPLEVSGYVCSLPARGSFDSLKFDFCLVENAYQHNAQAPLPAHALPSRLRLAWYGDHPDQLPGHTLTITVVLKRPHGGLNLTGFRYEDWLFRHGYRATGSVRTVVSDASIKCGLHCRYRYQHRRLLDWVTAKFGEARHFPLLASLLIGYRGAMTPAHWDTLKATGTIHLVAISGLHLGLVALGIGGVARRCAVRVPESILSERARRRLTFGAVMIGCLAYALMSGFTVPTRRALLMIAVLGWALLQGWHISPWRSLLLALTVVLIAEPFSPLDAGFWLSFCAVAVLILVFSGRLGMVQGVLALVLAQTAMFAGLWPGLLLMGQNQPLAGFVANLFAIPWVSMVVMPLLLCGALLVALVPASSVGVTLLLDTVLGVLWQGLQWLGGWGSPTIQLGVAAAIGLAAVVLLALWYPQRGFRLTLVLSLGLWSVSHVWLQVPVGNRLVPLPQVIVWDVGQGLSVLVRHQQQTLLYDTGPAIPGVFSAVESVILPNLRALGVQRLDTLVVSHADGDHSGGLEQLVTELPPARLIGGESIEIADRLAQAGLVRNVTDCKRQTLMLGRLELNFWRSDRAKEGNGASCVLRIRDPDSKIEWLLTGDITVREEAEYLSYLNDQPAQKADDAVIRVLLAPHHGSKTSSSDALVQALSPDTVIYTAGYLHRYGHPHPQVTRRYQLEGSRQINTACAGAVVMAVKSAGLAIRQMQQNAPFWISGPGLARAQCLERLHNITQ, from the coding sequence ATGTCCGGCGATTTTTTCAGTGGCGGCTCAAACCGCCCGCTGTCTCGCAACCCGCGAGGCTTTATGGTCGGGCCTTTGCTAATCGCGTTCTGTTGCGGCGTTATCTTACTGTATCGGTTGTCGGTGTTGCCAGCGTGGCAATGGTTGTTTGCAGCGATGGCAGGTTGCAGCGTGCTGGCGCTGTTGCTCCCTCAGCGCTGGGGTCGCACGGCGTTTATTCTGTTTGCGGCGCTGCTAGCGGGCACCGCCTGGGCTTCATGGCACTCCAGTCAGCGCCTGCATGAGCGCCTGCCGGCGTCATGGGAAAAGGTGCCGCTGGAGGTGTCCGGTTATGTTTGCAGTCTTCCCGCTCGGGGCAGTTTTGACAGTTTAAAGTTTGATTTCTGCCTAGTGGAAAACGCTTACCAGCATAACGCGCAAGCGCCACTGCCGGCGCACGCTTTACCCTCCCGCTTGCGTCTGGCCTGGTACGGCGACCATCCGGACCAGTTACCCGGTCACACCCTGACTATAACGGTTGTGCTTAAACGCCCCCACGGTGGCTTGAACCTGACCGGTTTTCGCTATGAAGACTGGCTGTTCCGTCACGGTTACCGCGCCACCGGAAGTGTGCGCACGGTCGTGTCGGATGCCAGTATTAAATGCGGCTTGCACTGCCGTTACCGCTACCAGCACCGCCGCCTGCTGGACTGGGTGACGGCGAAATTTGGCGAAGCCAGGCACTTTCCGTTGTTGGCGTCTTTGCTGATTGGCTATCGCGGCGCCATGACCCCCGCCCACTGGGACACTCTGAAAGCCACCGGCACCATTCACTTGGTGGCGATTTCGGGCTTGCATCTGGGCCTGGTGGCCTTGGGCATTGGAGGTGTGGCGCGCCGGTGTGCAGTGCGAGTACCCGAATCCATTTTATCTGAACGTGCCAGGCGGCGCCTGACGTTTGGCGCAGTGATGATTGGCTGCCTGGCCTACGCGTTGATGTCCGGCTTTACGGTGCCCACCCGGCGCGCGCTGCTAATGATCGCTGTGCTGGGTTGGGCGTTGCTGCAAGGCTGGCATATATCGCCTTGGCGCAGCCTGCTGCTGGCGTTGACAGTGGTGTTGATTGCCGAACCATTTTCGCCGTTGGACGCCGGCTTCTGGCTGTCGTTTTGTGCGGTTGCGGTGTTGATACTGGTGTTCTCCGGGCGCCTTGGCATGGTTCAGGGCGTGCTGGCGCTGGTGCTGGCGCAGACTGCCATGTTCGCCGGATTATGGCCAGGGCTGCTGTTAATGGGCCAGAACCAGCCGCTGGCGGGGTTTGTGGCCAATCTTTTTGCCATTCCGTGGGTGTCGATGGTGGTTATGCCGCTGCTGTTGTGTGGCGCTTTGCTAGTGGCGCTTGTACCCGCCAGTAGCGTGGGGGTGACGCTGCTTTTGGACACCGTATTGGGGGTTTTATGGCAAGGATTGCAGTGGCTGGGGGGCTGGGGCAGCCCGACAATTCAGCTGGGTGTTGCCGCTGCCATCGGGTTGGCGGCGGTCGTACTGTTGGCTTTGTGGTATCCGCAACGGGGCTTTCGCCTGACGCTGGTGTTATCACTGGGGCTTTGGTCAGTGTCGCACGTGTGGCTTCAGGTGCCGGTTGGTAATCGCCTCGTACCTCTGCCACAGGTGATTGTATGGGATGTTGGCCAGGGCCTTTCGGTTCTGGTACGCCATCAGCAGCAGACATTGCTGTATGACACTGGCCCAGCCATTCCTGGTGTGTTCTCGGCGGTAGAGTCGGTGATATTGCCGAACTTGCGGGCGTTGGGGGTACAGCGCCTGGATACGCTGGTGGTGAGCCATGCCGATGGCGACCACAGCGGTGGTCTGGAGCAGCTTGTTACCGAATTGCCGCCAGCGCGCTTGATCGGCGGTGAATCGATTGAAATAGCCGATCGCCTGGCGCAGGCCGGGCTGGTCAGAAACGTGACAGACTGCAAGCGGCAAACTCTGATGCTGGGGCGACTGGAACTGAATTTTTGGCGCTCAGATCGCGCCAAAGAGGGCAACGGTGCTTCCTGCGTGCTGCGCATTCGTGACCCGGACTCGAAGATCGAGTGGCTACTAACCGGTGATATTACCGTTAGGGAAGAAGCCGAATACCTGAGTTATCTAAATGATCAACCGGCGCAAAAGGCGGATGACGCCGTTATCCGGGTGTTGTTGGCGCCTCACCATGGCAGTAAAACGTCGTCTTCTGACGCTCTGGTTCAGGCTCTTTCGCCCGATACGGTCATTTATACCGCCGGCTACCTCCATCGCTACGGCCACCCACACCCGCAGGTAACCCGCCGTTATCAATTAGAGGGTAGCCGTCAAATCAACACTGCCTGCGCCGGAGCGGTGGTTATGGCGGTAAAATCTGCTGGGCTGGCTATCCGCCAGATGCAGCAAAACGCGCCGTTCTGGATCAGTGGCCCTGGCCTGGCACGGGCGCAGTGTCTCGAACGGTTGCACAACATCACACAATAG
- a CDS encoding MotA/TolQ/ExbB proton channel family protein produces MFELLKAGGILMVPILFCSVLALAIILERFWSLRDSRIAPPEALNELWRWIKKKELNGRRLKTLQASSPMGRVLASGLLNAKHGREVMKESIEHEASQVVHQLERFLNPLGTVATITPLLGLLGTVIGMIKVFAEIQLAGVGNAGNLAGGISEALITTASGLSVAIPALIAHRYFIRRVDALVVNMEQEAIKLVEVVHGDREIDVEGA; encoded by the coding sequence GTGTTCGAGCTTTTAAAAGCCGGTGGCATTTTGATGGTGCCCATACTGTTTTGTTCTGTGTTGGCATTGGCCATCATCCTTGAACGTTTCTGGAGCCTGCGTGACAGCCGGATCGCGCCGCCAGAAGCGCTGAACGAGTTGTGGCGTTGGATCAAGAAAAAAGAGCTGAACGGCAGGCGTCTGAAAACCCTGCAAGCGTCGTCACCCATGGGGCGTGTGCTTGCCAGCGGTTTGCTGAACGCCAAGCACGGCCGTGAGGTAATGAAAGAAAGTATCGAGCACGAAGCCAGTCAGGTGGTTCACCAGCTCGAGCGGTTTCTGAACCCACTGGGCACCGTTGCAACCATAACGCCGTTGCTGGGCCTTCTGGGTACGGTCATTGGCATGATCAAAGTGTTTGCGGAAATTCAGCTGGCCGGTGTCGGCAATGCTGGCAATCTGGCTGGCGGTATTTCCGAGGCCCTTATAACAACAGCCTCTGGCCTCAGTGTGGCCATTCCAGCGTTGATTGCCCATCGCTATTTTATTCGCCGGGTAGATGCCCTGGTGGTCAACATGGAGCAAGAGGCCATCAAGCTGGTGGAAGTGGTACACGGCGACCGCGAAATTGACGTAGAAGGAGCCTGA
- the kdsB gene encoding 3-deoxy-manno-octulosonate cytidylyltransferase: MPFTTPFTVVIPARFGSSRLPGKPLADIGGQPMIQHVWQRAQESRAGRVVIATDDAWVQQACERFGAEVVMTLAGHVSGTDRLAEVAQALNLDEDHRVINVQGDEPLIPSVLINQVADNLDLHPEAAIATLCERIHDAESVFNPNVVKVVFDRQGMAHYFSRAPIPWYRDGWDAATAVGANRTANRDLPDNFGYFRHIGIYGYRAGVLADFVRWPPAPAEQVEALEQLRALYNGARIHVDLAAVSPPAGVDTEADLQRVRAFLNKQEIN; encoded by the coding sequence ATGCCCTTTACCACGCCCTTTACCGTCGTGATTCCGGCGCGCTTCGGGTCAAGCCGCTTGCCGGGCAAACCCTTGGCAGACATTGGCGGCCAGCCGATGATTCAGCATGTGTGGCAGCGAGCACAGGAAAGCCGCGCCGGGCGAGTGGTGATTGCCACTGACGACGCTTGGGTACAGCAAGCCTGTGAGCGCTTTGGTGCCGAAGTTGTCATGACCTTGGCTGGCCATGTCAGCGGTACCGACCGTCTGGCTGAAGTGGCACAGGCCTTGAATCTGGACGAAGACCACCGGGTAATCAATGTACAAGGGGATGAACCACTGATCCCCAGCGTGTTGATTAATCAGGTGGCAGACAATCTGGACTTGCACCCTGAAGCGGCCATTGCCACTCTGTGCGAGCGCATTCACGATGCGGAATCGGTGTTTAATCCCAACGTAGTGAAAGTGGTTTTCGACCGGCAGGGGATGGCACATTATTTCAGCCGCGCGCCTATACCCTGGTATCGTGATGGCTGGGACGCCGCTACGGCGGTCGGGGCAAACCGCACTGCAAATCGGGATCTGCCGGACAATTTTGGTTATTTTCGCCACATCGGCATTTATGGTTATCGCGCCGGCGTACTGGCCGATTTTGTGCGCTGGCCACCGGCGCCCGCTGAACAGGTGGAAGCATTGGAACAGTTGCGTGCGCTTTATAACGGCGCTCGCATTCATGTTGACTTGGCGGCCGTCAGTCCGCCAGCCGGGGTAGACACCGAAGCGGATCTGCAACGGGTAAGGGCTTTTTTGAACAAGCAGGAGATAAATTAA